The Miscanthus floridulus cultivar M001 chromosome 7, ASM1932011v1, whole genome shotgun sequence genome includes a region encoding these proteins:
- the LOC136465567 gene encoding uncharacterized protein, whose protein sequence is MADFFSFAGAAASLLARLPKPAQCASEPRPAVCLPTSHAGLLTPSRAALASAQPVPFPCSARGAHHAPTRGRELLPCGVHVSRCPPRGSARPDPAPTRPPTPAGARAPRSRPRPRCLPSPPELRAPSSGLAAHRSSPTANSAPPCHSLIPPTTRNLRLALLQDFSPSRAAALASGPPAEAGPVRQRTRPRVSTHLARRPAHAIPRAALASAQPRAVPLLAVRPRADRGRELPPRGDHVPVSPTARQPRLDPAPRACPTPASARCPCSLPPRAAFLLLRAESPKLCTRRARSSPASNSCTTAPSSIPPARNSASHSFKSRLELRRLRAQVELPRASPTDGHCAVVLGPPWKSSFFSSSLASLPYTHRFSSHIPCALPALTAMAGDGRGLVDEPRRRANAHTGEASASASQPG, encoded by the exons ATGGcg gattttttctccttcgcgggggccgccgcctcgcttctggcccgcctgccgaagccggcccagtgcGCCAGCGAACCCCGCCCCGCCGTGTGTCTGCCCACCTCGCACGCCGGCCTGCTCACGCCATCCCGCGCTgcgctcgcctcggcccagcccgtGCCGTTCCCCTGCTCTGCCCGTGGCGCCCACCACGCGCCGACCCGCGGCAGAGAACTCCTGCCATGTGGCGTCCATGTGTCGCGTTGCCCGCCGCGTGGCAGCGCACGGCCTGaccccgcgcccacgcgcccgcctacacctgctGGTGCCCGTGCGCCTCGCTCACGTCCCCGCCCGCGCTGCCTTCCTTCTCCTCCAGAGTTGAGAGCCCCAAGCTCTGGCCTCGCCGCGCACCGCAGCTCGCCGACAGCAAACTCCGCACCACCGTGCCACTCCCTAATTCCTCCCACTacccgcaatctccgcctcgccctccttcaa gatttttctccttcgcgggccgccgccctcgcttctggcccgcctgccgaagccggcccagtgcGCCAGCGAACCCGCCCGCGTGTGTCTACCCACCTTGCACGCCGGCCTGCTCACGCCATCCCCCGCGCTgcgctcgcctcggcccagccccgtGCCGTTCCCCTGCTCGCCGTGCGCCCACGCGCCGACCGCGGCAGAGAActcccgccgcgtggcgaccatgtgCCGGTGTCGCCCACCGCACGGCAGCCACGGCTTGACCCTGCGCCACGTGCCTGCCCTACACCTGCTAGTGCCCGTTGCCCTTGCTCACTCCCGCCCCGCGCTGCCTTCCTTCTCCTCAGAGCTGAGAGCCCCAAGCTCTGCACTCGCCGTGCCCGCAGCTCGCCGGCGTCGAACTCCTGCACCACCGCACCATCCTCGATTCCTCCCGCCCGCAACTCCGCCTCACACTCCTTCAAGTCGCGCCTCGAGCTGCGCCGCCTTCGAGCACAGGTTGAGCTTCCCCGTGCCTCGCCCACCGATGGCCATTGCGCCGTCGTGCTCGGGCCGCCATGGAAGTCGTCTTTCTTCTCTTCCAGCCTCGCCTCGCTACCCTACACACATCGCTTCTCCTCGCACATCCCGTGCGCTCTGCCAGCTCTCactgccatggccggagatggccgcggCCTCGTGGAcgagccacgccgccgcgccaacgcgcacaccggcgaggcctctgcctcagccagccagCCGGGCTAG